From the Vibrio alginolyticus NBRC 15630 = ATCC 17749 genome, one window contains:
- a CDS encoding TIGR02594 family protein: MGLKIRGSVGINGTNSKNDVKAVQQFLNDNQKRIGFTRLLVVDGSLGRSPHLSKTVEAIKVCQRKLLYMVKPDGRIDVNGRTHRKLNGLPSYSSVKNDPHDAQKLVTKVPWMKTALGEIGQKEVSGTKANPRILEYFTASKFWGTDDSGGQNAWCGSFAAWVFKQHGITPVKEAYRAKEWKGFGKNISEPIHGALGIKSRKGGGHVAFVVGKSPDGRHLYMLGGNQSNQVNIAKYSIDVWDKFVVPSNYDETKGTLPVYTKGSALAGTES; the protein is encoded by the coding sequence ATGGGATTAAAAATCCGTGGCTCTGTTGGTATAAATGGCACTAATTCGAAAAATGATGTTAAAGCAGTTCAACAATTTTTAAATGATAACCAAAAGAGAATAGGTTTTACCCGACTGTTGGTTGTTGATGGCTCGTTAGGGCGGAGTCCTCATTTGTCGAAAACAGTAGAGGCAATAAAAGTGTGTCAGCGTAAGCTACTTTATATGGTAAAGCCAGATGGTCGGATCGATGTAAATGGTAGAACTCATCGTAAGCTCAATGGATTACCATCCTATAGCTCAGTGAAAAATGATCCTCATGATGCTCAAAAACTAGTAACCAAAGTACCTTGGATGAAAACAGCGTTGGGAGAAATTGGACAAAAAGAAGTTTCAGGCACTAAGGCCAATCCAAGGATTTTAGAGTATTTTACAGCATCTAAGTTCTGGGGCACTGATGACTCTGGAGGTCAAAATGCTTGGTGTGGTTCGTTTGCCGCTTGGGTTTTTAAACAACACGGAATCACTCCAGTAAAAGAAGCTTATCGAGCAAAGGAGTGGAAGGGTTTTGGTAAAAACATCTCAGAACCTATACATGGAGCTCTAGGGATTAAATCGAGAAAAGGTGGTGGGCATGTTGCTTTTGTCGTGGGAAAGAGCCCTGATGGTAGGCATTTGTACATGTTAGGAGGAAACCAAAGCAACCAAGTCAATATAGCAAAGTACTCTATTGATGTCTGGGACAAGTTCGTAGTACCGAGTAACTACGATGAAACAAAAGGTACTTTACCTGTATATACAAAAGGCTCTGCCTTAGCAGGAACGGAAAGTTAA
- a CDS encoding protein disulfide oxidoreductase: MSSTKRRRTFRYWLVQIVQMVLIVTVISIAMDWYRTKDIPKQEAPPLSSVLSDGEHFDAIAQSYEQPVVVYFWATWCPACKFVSPSVSWLSDDYTVVGVSGSSGPNERVAQFMRAKEYRFENINDPSSDIMREWEISVTPTIYVLRNGEISSVTTGVTTPIGILARIWLAR; the protein is encoded by the coding sequence ATGAGTTCGACAAAGCGGCGTAGAACATTCCGATATTGGCTCGTTCAAATCGTACAGATGGTGCTCATTGTCACCGTCATTTCCATCGCGATGGATTGGTATCGCACTAAAGATATTCCTAAACAGGAGGCACCACCATTGAGCTCAGTATTGAGCGATGGTGAACACTTCGATGCAATCGCGCAAAGTTATGAACAACCTGTCGTTGTTTATTTTTGGGCGACTTGGTGTCCCGCTTGTAAATTTGTAAGCCCAAGCGTGAGCTGGCTGAGTGATGACTACACCGTAGTTGGCGTTTCTGGCTCGTCGGGACCGAATGAGCGTGTGGCGCAGTTTATGAGGGCAAAAGAATATCGTTTCGAAAACATAAACGATCCTTCAAGCGATATTATGCGCGAATGGGAAATTAGCGTGACCCCAACCATTTATGTTTTAAGAAATGGTGAAATTTCCTCTGTCACAACTGGCGTTACCACTCCGATAGGAATACTAGCGAGAATTTGGTTAGCTCGATAA
- a CDS encoding efflux RND transporter periplasmic adaptor subunit has protein sequence MTKRWFVSAVSFALLGGGTSFYLQSAAQPELLPTLIVEKGTIEKQAVAVGKIVPAHSVSIKSQIDGIVGEIYAKVGEKVKQGQPLIKVRPNPTPQALTDASAELMRSEADLESAKQKLSNLESLVKQDIIPSNYDEYVSARSAVKSAQADVLQKRQNLELIRSGEASIGDARLTSTIYAPIDGTVLNQKVEVGEPIISTQSSQAATEMMSLADMNSLIFKGSVSEHDAAQLSPGMPVMLTVAPYPDVAISGVLTKVAIQSENLNSPEGNASAKSFDNGFEVEVGELKIPQDVLLRSGFSSTAQIILKKSENVLTLPERALQFDGDAPNVLIPDSSEQGFHKQPVKLGLSDGINVEVLDGVELDEEVIDNSMMGAAHG, from the coding sequence ATGACGAAACGTTGGTTTGTCTCCGCTGTGAGCTTCGCGCTGCTCGGCGGTGGTACGTCTTTCTATCTCCAATCTGCTGCTCAACCAGAATTGCTGCCTACATTGATTGTGGAAAAAGGCACGATTGAAAAACAAGCGGTGGCTGTTGGTAAAATTGTCCCTGCACACTCCGTGTCTATCAAGTCACAAATCGACGGTATCGTCGGTGAAATTTACGCGAAAGTTGGTGAAAAGGTGAAGCAAGGCCAGCCGCTGATCAAAGTGCGTCCAAACCCAACACCCCAAGCATTAACGGATGCATCGGCAGAGCTCATGCGTAGCGAAGCCGATCTGGAATCCGCCAAACAAAAACTGTCCAACTTAGAAAGCTTGGTCAAGCAGGACATTATTCCAAGTAACTACGACGAATACGTAAGTGCGCGCTCGGCAGTCAAATCTGCGCAAGCGGACGTATTGCAAAAGCGCCAGAATCTCGAACTCATCCGCAGTGGTGAGGCGTCTATCGGCGATGCACGTTTAACGTCGACGATCTACGCGCCAATTGATGGCACGGTACTCAACCAGAAAGTTGAGGTCGGAGAGCCGATCATCTCGACTCAATCAAGCCAAGCCGCGACTGAAATGATGTCATTGGCCGACATGAACAGTCTGATTTTTAAAGGTAGCGTCAGTGAGCATGATGCTGCGCAGTTGTCTCCGGGAATGCCCGTTATGTTGACGGTTGCGCCTTATCCTGATGTGGCGATTTCTGGTGTGCTAACCAAAGTGGCGATTCAATCTGAGAACCTTAACTCACCAGAAGGCAACGCTTCGGCAAAAAGTTTTGATAACGGTTTTGAGGTTGAAGTGGGAGAACTCAAGATCCCACAAGATGTGTTGCTTCGTTCTGGTTTTTCATCGACGGCTCAAATCATTCTGAAGAAGTCTGAAAACGTGCTCACTCTACCGGAGCGCGCTCTGCAATTTGATGGTGACGCACCGAATGTTCTGATCCCCGATAGCTCAGAACAAGGGTTTCATAAACAACCGGTGAAACTCGGTCTGTCAGATGGCATCAATGTCGAAGTGCTTGACGGCGTGGAGCTTGATGAAGAGGTTATCGACAACAGCATGATGGGAGCGGCGCATGGTTAA